A genomic region of Thunnus albacares chromosome 4, fThuAlb1.1, whole genome shotgun sequence contains the following coding sequences:
- the thumpd3 gene encoding THUMP domain-containing protein 3, with amino-acid sequence MSSQEDGAAEQDPETKLSDSTSTETDATGGAIITVTIGATVPTGFEHTAAEEVKEKIGVDVRISKDRGRIYFPITTDKLFQVHLLRSVDNLFVVVEEYDHYQFKESKEETLAELQELASKLPWTNALEVWKLNGTLKKRKVHRRGGNVTKVKPNSETIDATVADTEEQELPEAGEGQTKAETTPDMEASMQDSEDTAPKAKVIKFRVTCNRAGDKHSFSSNEAARDFGGAVQEFFQWKADMTKFDIEVLLNIHNEEVVIGIALTEESLHKRNISHFGPTTLRPTLCYGMLRLCKPQASDIILDPMCGTGTIPLEGAIEFPSSFYIAGDNNDMAVNRTVNNTRHIQKRRADMGSVSGLPIDTVRWDLCNLPIKTSSVDIIITDMPFGKRMGSKKKNWDLYPSCLREMARVCRPGSGKAVLLTQDKKCFAKALSRMGGLWRKMHTVWVNVGGLHAGVYLLKRTGAVFGQTPEDVYESRGTVHTHEKGDKKDDEELS; translated from the exons ATGTCCTCCCAGGAAGATGGGGCTGCAGAGCAGGACCCTGAGACCAAGCTGTCCGACTCTACCTCCACTGAGACTGATGCCACCGGTGGAGCCATCATCACTGTCACCATAGGGGCAACCGTACCCACAGGGTTTGAACACACTGCTGCAGAGGAGGTCAAGGAGAAGATTGGGGTTGACGTGCGAATCAGCAAAGATCGCGGTCGTATATACTTTCCAATAACTACTGACAAGCTTTTCCAG GTCCATCTTCTGAGGTCTGTGGACAACCTGTTTGTTGTGGTTGAGGAATATGATCATTACCAGTTCAAAGAATCAAAG GAGGAGACATTGGCAGAGCTGCAGGAGCTTGCCTCCAAACTCCCCTGGACTAATGCCCTAGAGGTCTGGAAATTAAATGGCACccttaaaaagagaaaagtccACCGGAGAGGAGGAAATGTCACCAAAGTAAAGCCTAACAGTGAGACCATTGACGCAACTGTGGCTGACACCGAAGAACAAGAACTACCTGAGGCTGGTGAAGGCCAGACAAAGGCGGAGACCACACCTGACATGGAGGCTAGCATGCAGGACTCAGAGGACACAGCACCCAAGGCCAAAGTAATCAAGTTTCGTGTGACGTGCAACAGGGCTGGTGACAAACACAGCTTTTCCTCTAATGAGGCAGCCAGAGACTTTGGTGGGGCCGTACAAGAATTCTTCCAGTGGAAGGCGGACATGACAAAGTTTGACATAGAG GTCTTACTAAATATACACAATGAGGAGGTGGTGATCGGCATTGCACTCACTGAAGAGAGTCTTCACAAGAGAAACATCAGTCACTTTGGACCCACCACTCTTCGGCCTACCTTGTGCTATGGCATGCTCAG GCTGTGTAAACCTCAGGCATCAGATATAATACTTGATCCAATGTGCGGAACTGGAACTATACCATTGGAG GGCGCCATAGAATTTCCCAGTTCATTCTACATTGCCGGTGACAACAATGACATGGCAGTTAACCGCACAGTCAATAATACACGTCACATCCAGAAAAGGAGGGCAGACATGGGCAG TGTATCTGGATTGCCCATTGACACTGTGCGGTGGGATCTGTGCAATTTACCCATAAAGACCAGCTCTGTTGACATTATCATCACCGACATGCCCTTTGGGAAGAG AATGGGctcaaagaagaagaactggGACCTTTACCCCTCATGTCTGAGAGAAATGGCCCGTGTGTGCAGACCAGGCTCAGGAAAGGCTGTGCTGTTGACACAGGACAAGAAGTGCTTTGCCAAG GCTCTATCGAGAATGGGCGGACTGTGGAGGAAGATGCACACTGTTTGGGTCAATGTCGGGGGTTTACATGCTGGAGTCTACCTCCTCAAGCGGACCGGAGCCGTGTTTGGTCAAACTCCTGAAGACGTCTATGAATCACGAGGAACAGTTCACACACATGAGAAGGGGGATAAGAAAGATGACGAGGAGCTCTCTTAA